In Halobacterium noricense, the genomic stretch TCTTGCTGAGGGATTCGGTGGCGTCTTCGAGCTCGTCGGGGTCGACGTCGTCCTCGTCGAGGAGGGCTTCGAGGTTCTCGATTTCGTCGTTCACGTCGGCTTCGAGGTCCTCGTCGACGAGTTCCTCGTTCTCTTCGAGGAGGCTGTTCGCGCGCTGAATCGCGGTCTCGGCCTCGTTACGGGCTTCGATGCGCTCGCGGCGCTGCTCGTCCTCCTCGGCGTGCTGTTCGGCCTCCTCCTGCATCTCCTCGATTTCCTCGTCGCTGAGGCCGACGCCGCCCTCGATGGTGATGGATTCGGCGTTGCCGGAGCCCTTGTCCTCGGCTTCGACGTTCACGATACCGTCGGCGTCGATTTCGAAGGTGACTTCGATTTCGGGGGTGCCCGCGGGCGCTGGCGGGATGCCCGTGAGCTGGAAGTCGCCGAGCAGTTCGTTCTCGTTGGCGATTTCGCGCTCGCCCTGGAAGACGCGAATCTGGACGCTCGTCTGGTTGTCCGCGGCGGTCGTGAACACCTTCGACGCGGTCGTCGGGATGGCGGTGTTCTTCTCGATGAGGCGTTCGAAGAGCCCGCCCTTCACCTCGATACCGAGGCTGAGCGGGGTGACGTCCACGAGCACGATGTCGTCGACTTCGCCGGAGAGCACGCCGCCCTGCACGGCCGCGCCGAGCGCGACGGCCTCGTCGGGGTTGACGTTCTTCTTGGGCTCCTGGCCGACGAGCTCCTCGACTTGCTCCTGAACCTGGGGCATCCGCGTGGAGCCGCCGACCAGAATCACTTCGTCGATGTCGTTCTTCGAGAGACCGGCGTCCTCGAGGGCCTGCTCCGTCGGGCCGACGGTGCGCTCGATGAGGTCCTCGGTGAGGCTCTCGAATTTGGCGCGCGTGATGTCCTGTTCGAGGTGGACCGGACCCGAGTCGGTCGCCGTCACGAACGGGAGGTTGACGGTCGTCTCCTTGCGGGAGGAGAGTTCGATTTTGGCTTCCTCGGCGGCGTCCTTGAGCCGCTGGAGGGCCTGCTCGTCGTCGCGTAGGTCGATGCCGTGGTCGTTCTCGAATTCGTCGGCGAGGTAGTCGATGATGGCCTGGTCCCAGTCGTCGCCACCGAGGTCGTTGTCCCCGTTGGTCGCGACGACCTCGTAGACGCCGCCACCGAGGTCGAGGATGGAGACGTCGAAGGTGCCGCCACCGAGGTCGTAGACGAGGACAGTCTGGTCCTGGTCCTCGTCGAGGCCGTACGCCATCGACGCGGCAGTCGGCTCGTTGACGATGCGCTCGACCTCGAAGCCCGCGATTTCGCCGGCGTTCTTCGTCGCCTGGCGCTGCTTGTCGTTGAAGTACGCGGGGACCGTGATGACGGCCTTCTCAACGTCCTGGCCGAGGTACTCTTCGGCGTCGTGCTTGATCTTCTGGAGAATCATCGCCGAAATCTGCTCCGGCGTGTACTCCTCACCGTCGAGTTCGACCGTGTAGTCCTCGCCCATGTGGCGCTTGATGGACGCGACGGTCTCCTCGGAGTTCTGGACGGCCTGATTCTTCGCGGGTTTCCCGATGAGGCGCTCGCCGTCGTCGAACGCGACCACCGACGGGGTCGTGCGGTCGCCTTCGCTGTTGACGATGATTTCGGGGTCTCCACCTTCCATCACCGCGAACGCGCTGTTCGTGGTGCCGAGGTCGATGCCCAAAATCTTCTCACTTGCCATGTTACCCGTGTGTAAGCCGCGTTTTCCCTTTAAGCCTTGCTAGTGACACCGAGTGCCACGAACGAGCGAGTCGCTGCCATCTTGCGGTTTTCCCGACCACCGGAAAAACGGGCCGGCGGATTTATGACGAACCGGTGGACTATCGGTGCGTCGTCCGCCGAAAAAATTCCCGAGTGCCGCAGAACGTTACTCGCCGCCAGGACCGTCGCTGACGGTGACCTGCGCGGGCCGGAGCACTTTCCCGCCCATCTCGTAGCCCGAGCGGTAGACGTCCGTGACCGTGCCCTCGGGCTGGTCGCTGTCCACGCGCATCATCACTTCGTGCCGCTGCGCGTCGACCTCCTCGCCGGCGGACGGCGCAATCTCGGAGACGCCCTCCGCGTCGAGCACGCGGTCGAACTCCTTGCGCGTGAGTTTCACGCCCTCGCGGAGGCTGTCCACGTCCCCGGACTCCTCGTCGAGCGCGCGGCCGAGGTTGTCCCGTACGTCCAACAGGCGCTCGACGAGGTCCTCGGTGGCGCGCTCCCGGATGTCCTCCTGCCGCTGCTTCGCGCGCTGCTTGTAGTTCTGGAAGTCCGCCTGCTTGGCCTGCAGTCGCTCCGTCAGGTCGTCGACTTCGGCCTCCGCCTCGGAGAGGTCGGCCTCCAGTTCCGCGACGCGGGCTTCGAGGTCCGCGACCTCGTCGCCGAGGTCCTCGTCGTGCTCGCGGACGCGCTCGGCCAGCGACTCCCCGCTGGCGTCGTCGGCGTCTGCGTCGGCGTCGGCAGCCTGCTCGGCGTCGTTGCTCATGTGCGTGGGAAACGGATACTCGGGTTTACGGATTTCGGGACGCCCGCGCTCGGCGCTACTGAGTCCGACGACTAATTAGCGTCCGCTTCCTACGTCCGCGCGTGACAGTCCGGCTGGCGTTCGAGGACGGCACGCTTCGCGTCGAGCACGACGGCGACGGCCCGCCCACCGACGGCGTCGCCAGCCTGCCCGGCGTCGAGTACGACGAGCGCACGGAGACGGGACGAGCGCCGGCAATAGCGTACGCCGACCTCGTCGCGTACCTCGACGCGCGCGAGATTCCCTACGAGGACGACGCGCTCCACGCCGACGCCCTCGCCGTCGAATCCGCGTACGAACTCCGGGACTACCAGCAGGACGCCCTCGACGCGTGGACCGGCAACGACCGCCGCGGGGTGCTCGAACTGCCGACGGGCTCCGGGAAGACGGTCATCGGCTTGAAGGCCATCGAGGCGGTCGGCCAGTCCGCACTCGTCGTCGTGCCGACCATCGACCTGTTGACGCAGTGGAAGCGCGAACTCGGCCGCGAGTTCGACTGCGACATCGGCCAACTCGGCGGCGGCGAGCAAGTGGTGGGGCCGATTACGGTCGCGACCTACGACTCCGCGTACCTCCGCGCGGACGACCTCGGCGACCGGTTCGGGCTCGTCGTCTTCGACGAAGTCCACCACCTCGGCGGCGAGGAGTTCCAGAACATCGCGCGCCTGCTCGCCGCGCCCGCTCGACTCGGCTTGACGGCGACGTTCGAGCGCCCCGACAACGCCCACGAGGTCGTCGCGGACCTCGTCGGCGACGTCGTCTACCGACTCTCCGCGGACGACCTCGCGGGCGACCACCTCGCGGAGTACGACGTCAAGCGCCTCGAAGTGCCGCTGACGGCCGCGGAGCGCGAGCGCTACGAGGCCGCACAGGGGACGTTCACGGACTACCTCAAGCAGTCGAACGTCCGACTGCGCTCGGGCAGCGACTACCAGGAGCTCGTGAAGCGCTCCGGGAACGATCCGCGGGCACGCGAGGCGCTGCTGGCGAAACAGCGCGCGCGCCGTATCGTCCGCGAGAGCGACGCGAAAGTCCAGCGTCTCGAAGGCATCCTCGACCGCCACCGCCGCGACCGCGTCATCGTGTTCGCGGCGTCGACGGACCTCGTCTACCGGCTCTCCGAGACGTTCCTCCTCCCCGCGATCACGCACGAGACGGGCGCCAGCGAGCGCCGAACCATTCTGGAGAAGTTCCGGAGCGGTGAGTATTCGCGGGTCGTCACGGCGAACGTCCTCGACGAGGGCGTGGACGTGCCGGACGCGAACGTCGCGGTGGTGTTCGCGGGCAGCGGCAGCGAGCGCGAGTTCACGCAGCGGCTCGGGCGCGTGCTCCGACCGAAGGAGGACGGCGGGCGCGCGCTGCTGTACGAGCTCGTGAGCGCCGACACCGCAGAAGAACGGGTCGCCGACCGCCGCCGCTAGTCCTCGACGAGGTCCGTGTTCCAACTGGCGTTCGTGACGTCGTCGTAGGCGACGTCGTACTCGACGCGGACGACCGTCGTCTCGTTCGGGCCGAGGGTGACCTCTCGGACGCGCGTGTAGGCCTCGTCGTCGAACTCCGTGTTGACGTACAGCGTCCCCGACGCCTCGCGGCCGGAGGGGTTGCTGACGGTGACGACGACCACGACGTTGCCATTCTCGCCTTCCTCGTACGTGGAGTCGGCGACCGTCAACCCCGCCTCGCTATCGCCGCTTCGCAGGCAGCCCGCGAGCGGGAGGGCGACGCTCGCGACGGCCGTCCGTCGGAGCAGCGTCCGCCGGTTCATACGTCTCGGTCCGGGCGTACCGGCAAGAATCTTCTGTATCCTTTTGTGCGTGCGCCGCCAACCGCCGAGCGTGCTGACGAAAGACCTCCTGCGAGTGTCCCGGGCGGGCGGCGGCTACCAGCCGCAGTTCGCGAGCGAGGACGACGAGGCGCTCGCCGCGCGCGTGCTCGGGACCTTCCAGGGCCACGTCGGCGAGGAGCGTGCGGACCTCCGCGAGTCGCTGACGGACCTGGAGCAGGAGGCACGCGACTTCAAACTCGTGCGCGGGCTCGCGCACCTCGTCGAGCGCGACGCGGCCTTCGAGGTGCAGTCCGCAGTCGACCCGCGGTCGGCGCGCCGCGCAGCGTTCACCGCCGCCGAGGACGTGGGCGTCGTCGACGCCGACGAGCGCGAGCGCGCGCTCTCCGCGGCAGCCGACGGCTTCCCGGGCGACGTAACCTCTGACGAACTCGCGGCCTCGCTGTACGCCGACCGCGAGACTCGGGAAGTGTTGACGGAGGTCGCCTCACGCTGGACGCCCGCGTCGCTGGTCGCCCAGTACAACCTCTCGCTCGCGCAGACCGCGCTGTTCGACGCGACCGAACTCCGGGTGCGCTCCTCGGACCCGCGCCGGCTCGTCTCCGCGGTGAAGCGCCTCGGCTTGCTGTACGAGGTGATCCCCGTCGAGGACGGCGAGGGCCGCGAAGTCGTGCTCACCGGCCCGGACGCGCTGTTCCAGCGTTCGCGGCGGTACGGCACGCGGTTCGCGCGCGTCCTCCGGACGGTCACGAAAGGCGACGACTGGGAAGTCGAAGCCACAATTGAGGACCGTGGCCGGGAGCGCCTGCTCGAACTCTCCACGGGCGACCTCGACGTGCCGGACGCCGACCCCGTCACGGACGTGGAGTACGACAGCGGCGTCGAGCGCGAGTTCGCCGCGCGCTTCCAATCGCTGGATTTGGACTGGGAGCTCGTTCGCGAGCCGGACGTGCTCGCGGCCGGCGACCGCCTGATGGTGCCGGACTTCGCGTTCGATTACGCGTTCGGCGACGAGCGCGTCTACTTCGAAATCATGGGCTTTTGGACGCCCGAGTACGTCGAGAAGAAGCTCTCCCAACTGGACGCCACCGACGAGACGCTGCTGGTCGCCGTGGACGCCAGTCTCGGCGTCGGCGAGGACATCCAGTCCCGCGACCACCGCGTCGTCGAGTACACGGGCTCCGTGCGCGTGAAGGACGTCGTGGACGCACTCCGCGACCTCGAAGCCGACCTCGTCGCCGAGTCGGCGGCCGCGCTCCCGGACGAACTCGCGCCCGACGCGGACGCAATCACGCTCGCGGACCTCGCGGCGTCCCGCAGCGTCAGCGAGGCCGCCATCGAGGACGTGCACTTCCCCGAGCACGAACTCGTGGGACGCACGCTCGTCCGACCCGACGTGTTGGACGACGTGGCTGCGGAGCTAGCGGCAGGGATGTCGCGGGCTGACGCCGAGACTGTCGCAGCGGATTACGGCGTGGCCGACGCGAGCGCGCTGTTCTCCCGGCTCGGCTACCGCGTCGAGTGGGACGGATTGAGTGGTGGGACGCTGCGCGAGAAATAAGCCACTTAGGTTATATTTACGAACATAACTCCTATACGTTATTAGTGGGTACGTCGTGTTGATGACGACCCGGTACGTCCTCCTCGGCGACGTTGTCTCCTCTCGGGAGATAGACGACCGTGCGGAGTTTGGAGCGCGGCTCCGCGAGGCCTGCCGGACGGTGGCCGAGCAGCACGAGAACGCGTTCGACGCACCGCTCGAACCGCTCAAGGGAATCGACGAGATTGGCGGGGTTCTCACCACCGTCGAACCGCTGTACGACGTCCTCGACACGCTTCACGCTGCGCTCCACCCACACGAACTCAGAGTCGCCGTCGCTAAAGGTGTCGTCGACGTCGGCCTCGACTCTGGAGACGTCTCACAGATGGACGGGCCCGCGTTCCACCGGGCGGACGACCTCCTCTCGGAACTCGAACGTGGAGCACTTCGGTTCACGTTCGACTTCCAGATGGAGTCACTCGATACGGCAGTTGCCGACGAGGTGAATCTCTTGTTCGCGTCCAAGCGTCGCTGGACGGACCGCGAGCGGGAAGTCGTCGAGAGCTATCTGGAGACGGGTTCGCAAGCTGAGACAGCCAACGCACTCGACATCTCACAGGCAGCGGTCTCTCAGGCCCTCTCACGCGCATCGTGGCCGACCGTCCGTGAAATTGAAACCAGATTACGAACCACCCTGCAAACAGTATGAGCGCGCTCCCGTTCGTTCCGACCGCGGAACGACTCCTCGTCGTGGTTGCCAGCTACGCATTCCTGTTAGCGACGAGCGGGTTCGTCGTCACACGGTCACTTCGTACTGTCCCGTCGGACGACGACGTTCCGACTGGTCGCGAGCGCGCCGTCGGGGTTCTCGTCGGGAAGTGTGAAAACGTGCTAACGCTCACGTTCGTCCTCGCTGGCGCGTACACCGCGCTTGCTGTCGTGTTCGCCGCGAAAGGAATCGTTCGGAAAGACGACATCGAGAAGAACAGCCTGTTCTACCTGGCCGGGACGCTGGTCAACCTCACGTACTCCGTGCTCGTCGGACTCGCGGCTGCAGTTCTCGTCACCGTCCTCTGAACTACAGGTCCCGGCGATGCCCCTTCGGTACCATCGACTTGAGGTCGCCGTACGTGTAGAGGCCGACGCCGATGGGTTCGACACCGCCGGCGAGTTCGTGAGCGACGACGAGATAGCCCCAGTCGCCGCCCCACTCGATTTCCTGCTCCTCGCCCGCGATGAAGCGCTTCGCGCGCTCGTCGCCGAGCACGATGACGTTCTGTTCGGCGTCGCGGCCGAACCGCTGGACGGCGTCGGTCGTGGGCTTCCAGTGCTCCTGCCGCGTGCGCAGGATTTTCAGGCCGAGCGCTTCGACGGGCACCGGCTCCCCGGGGTCGTAGGGGAGCGCCCAGACCTTCCCCTTGCCCTTCTCCCAGAACGTGTACTCGTCGAAGGTGTCCTCGGGGACGGCGAACCGGTCGACCCACCAGTTCACGACGGCCTCGCGAGACGGCCGACCTTTGACCGTCCGGTCGGCGTCCGTCTCGGGGAGGCGGTCGAACTGGCCGCTTCTGTTCCGGCGGAAGTGGTCGACACCGCTGTCACCACCGCTGTCGCTCTCGCTGGAACCGCGGTCGTCGTCAGTCACGCCGTCACCTCCAGTTTCGCGGCGAAGAACCCTCCCGTGTCGTTCTGGTGGGGGTAGTAGCGGCGCGTCTTCGTCAGCGAGTCGTCGTACGTCTCGTCGTTCCACTCCGTGATTCCGGGCGAGGATTCGAGGCCGGTGTCGAACTCGACGAGCCGACAGTCGCCGTCGGAGAGGGCGCTGTCGACGACGGCCTCGTTCTCTTCGGGGGCGAACGTGCACGTGGAGTACACCACGGTCCCGCCCTCGCGAGTGAGTTCGATGGCGCGTTCGAGGATGTCCGACTGGAGCGCACCGAGATTCCGGCTGGCACTCGCCCCCGCGCCGTCGAGGGCGTCGGCGTTCTTGCGGACGGTGCCCTCGCAGGTGCAGGGCGCGTCGACGAGCGCGCGGTCGAAGGCGTCGACGTTCGGGAACGCGTCGAGCGTCGCGCGGCGAGCGTCCGTGTTCGTCACCGCCGCGCACGTGACGCCGAGGCGGTCGCAGTTCCCGCGCAGCGCGGAGAGGCGGCCGAGGTTGTCGTCGTTCGCGACGACCAGACCCTCGTCGTTCATCTCTGCCGCGATCTGGGTGGTCTTCCCGCCGGGCGCGGCACACGAGTCCCAAACGACCTCCCCCGGTTGCGGATCGAGAATCGCGGGCGGCACGGCCGACACTTCCTCCTGGCCGTGAATCCAGCCGTGGACGTAGGGCCACGTGTTCCCCGGTTTGCCGGTGGCGACGCCCAGCACGTCGCTGTTCCAGTCGCGGCCGTAGACGTCGACGCCCTCGGCTTCGAGGGCGTCGACCACGCGGTCCCGGGTCGCCTTGATCGAGTTGACCCGGACCGTCGTGGGGAGGTGGCGTTCGCAGGCGTCGAGGAACGCGTCGAAGTCGTCGACGAGCGGTTCGTATCGCGAGAGCGCGTCCATTACCCCGGTGATACGCCCGACGGGCGCTTGTGGGTTACGCTCGCCGGCGGCGCCGGCCGCACTCCTCGCGCGCCGCCCCCGCCTTTAAGCCGTCTCCGGGAGTCGGTTCGCGCATGGCGAGCATTCGCACCAAAACGGAGTTCGACCTCGAAAATCCGACGCTCGTCGAGGGGCTGCCGGGCGTCGGGCTCGTCGGCAAAATCGCCACCGACCACCTCGTCGACGCCTTCGAGATGGAGTACGTCGCGAGCGTGGACTGCCAGAACATCCCCCGCGTCTCCGTCTACGAGGAGGACGCGCGTGACGTCCTCCCGCCGGTCCGGCTGTACGCCGACGAGTCCCGGGACCTGCTCGCGCTCCAGTCGGACGTACCGCTGGCCCGCGACACCGGCGGCGCGTTCGCGGACTGCATCACCGAGTGGCTCGCGGACAACGACGCCACGCCGCTGTACCTCAGTGGCCTCCCGATGCAGAACCTCGACCCCTCGAACGTCCCCGACGTGTTCGGCATCGCCACCGGTGACGCCGCGTCCCGTCTCGACGCCAACGACATCGGGACGCCACCCGAACGCGGCCTCGTCAGCGGTCCGACGGGTGCGCTCATCAACCGCGCGGCCGAGAGCGACATCGACGCCATCGGACTCGTCGTCGAGTCCGACCCGCAGTTCCCCGACCCCGCGGCGTCCAAGCGCCTCCTCGACGAAGCTGTCGACCCGCTCGCCGACGTCGACGTCCCCACCGAGGAGCTCGTCGAGGAGGCCGAGCAGATTCGCGAACAGAAAAAGCGCCTCGCCGAGCGCATGCAGGAAGCCGAGGAGGAGGAGTCCACGCAAGCGCGCCCGATGCGGATGTTCCAGTAGCGTCGCGGCGGCTCCGAGTCTCGGCCGACGTGCGGGTAGCCCGACTCGCGTGGCGTCGTTCGACAGAAATGCACCGACCGGGAGTCTCGCGAGCACAGCGAGCGAGACATCGGTCGGAAACGACCGGCGGGAGTGCACCGACCGGGAGTGAGCAGTCCGAAAGACTGCGAACATCGAAAGACGCCACGCGTCTTTCGGGATTTGAACCGTTGTGAGACGTTCCTGCTCGCTACGCTTCGCGGGCTGCGACTCACAGGGTTCAGAATCCCTGTGCATTTCGTCTCACTCCGTTCGACAGAAATGCACCGACCGGGATTTGAACCCGGGCCATGAGCTTGGAAGGCTCAGGTCCTAGCCACTAGACCATCGGTGCGCTGCGCTTCGCTTGCGCGCCGTGGCTCGCAAAACATTCGGTTTTGCTCACCATCGGTGCTCGTTCCACTCGCACCGCGCATCGGCGAAATCCGTTCGCCTCAACATCGGTGCTCACGTGCCAGTTCCTCCCGGTCGCTTAAGGGCGTTACTCTTCGCCGTGGACGACGCCGTAGCAGTTCCCGCTGGCAGTGAACGTTTCGGCGACGGCGAGCGAGCTGGCCGCGAGGTCCGCGCGGAACTCCTCGGGGCTGTAGACGTGGTAGAAGCGCGGGACCGTCTCGCCGCCGGGGAGCGTCCAGTCGACGGTGGTGTCGAATCCCTCCACGCTGATCTCACTGCCTTCGGCCGTTCGACTTTCCGAGGGGTTTCGCGCCTCGCGGTCGAATTTGTCGTGGGTGGTGCTCCACGCGCTCACGAGGGCGTCGCCGTCGGCGGTGAGCACGCGCGCGAGTTCGTCGAGGCTGGCGACGCGGGCGTCCCGGTCGGGGAGGTGGTGGATGGTCGCGATGTACACTGCCAGGTCCGCGACATCCGCGGCGAGCGGGAGGCGTTCGGCGTCGCCGGCGACGAGGGCCGCGTCGAAATCGTGGTCGGCGGCGCGCTCGCGAGCTTCGTCGAGGAGGCCGCGGCTGGCGTCCACGCCGACTGCGCGGTCGGCGCATTCCGCGAGTAGTTCGGTGTGGCGGCCGTTCCCGCAGCCGACGTCGACGGCGACGCTGCCGGTGCGGTCGGCGAGGAACGTCTCGATTTCCGGCCACGGGTACTCGCGGGTCTTCGAGAAGTGCTCGGCGATGCGGTCGTAGGTGTGGTGGATGTCAGTAGTGTCAGTCACGAGAGTCACCCGAGGAGGACGAACGTACCGTACGCGAGCGCGAGCATTACAGTGGCGTGTTTCGCGCCCGCCTTCACGCTTCCCTGTCCCATTTGCCCGGCGACGAGCCCCGAGCAGACCGCCTGCACGAGCCCCGTGTGGAAGAAAACGAGGCTGTACGCGTCCTTCGTGGCTTGCGTGAGTTGGGCCGTCCGCGAGAACGCGCCCGAGCCACCCCCACCGGGGAGCTGGTCGGTGGATGCGGTGGCGTCCACGACCGGGATGTTCGGGATGAAGATGACGTCGAGCGCGACGATGATGGCGAAGAAGACGAAAAAGGAGATGTAGATGACGACGAGGTACGTCAGCAGTTCGCTGCGGCGGTCGCGTTCGAGCCGCCGGGTCGCCTTCGCTTCGTTGGCGGCGATGCGCAGGACGGGGCCGAGGTCGCCGCTGGCCTGCATCGCGTTCGTCGTCAGCGTCACGACGCGGGAGATGGCGGGGGTGTCCGTGCGGTCGCGGAAACGGCCGAACGCGTGCTCGACGCGTGCGCCCCACTGCACGTCCGCCCACGTGCGTTCGAGTTCCGTGGTGAGCGCGCCGAGGTCGCTGCCGACGACGCGCCCGAGGCTCTGGACGACCGGCATCCCGACCTCGTTCGTGGACGCGAACCGGTCGAGGAAGTCCGGGACGCCCGCCTCGACGGCTTTCACGCGGCCTCGGTGGAGTTCGTATGCGATCGTGAACGTCCCGAGCACGAACAGCGTCGCGTGGACGAGCGGGTCGTCGTACGCCGTGAGGTCGGTGACGCCAGCCGACGCGAACGGCCACCACCGGACGACGAGGTAGAGCCCGGCGAGTGGCGTCGTCGCGTACAACAGCATGGTCGGGGATTCGCGGACGACCGACAGCGGGTTGCGCAGCCGGTAGAGTATCGGCCGCAGCGTCTCGTAGACGTCGAGGCGCTGGCGATTGAGCTCCGTCTCCGTCGCCGTGCCCGCGGTCTCCCCACCGTCCGTGCGCGCCGCCGACCGCCGCGGGATGGACTGGAAGCGCGTGGCAGCCGCCGACGCTTCCTCGCCGGTGACCGTGCCGCCGGTCGCGGTCTCGGTGATGCTGTCGAGGTAGACCACGAACCCGAGCGTCGCCATCGGAATCAGCAGGTACGCGGTGAACTGCAGGAACGTCAGCGTGTCTCCGAGCGTGAGACCGACGACGACGAGGATGGTGATGAGGAACAGCGGGCCGGCGACCAGCAGCGTGACGTAGGCCTCCGCCAGCGTCGCGAGCAGTTCGAGGAACTGCGCCTGCTGGGCTTCGGCTTCCTCCGCGTAGTAGTCGTACTGGCGCTCGAGGAACCCCGGGAGGTTGCGGCCGCTCTGGAGGACGCTCGTGAGGTTCTCCGCGAACTCCGAGAGTTCCTCGCTCGGCGTGCGCTGACCGAGCCGGCCGAGCGCGCGCAGGATGTCCGCACCGTACATGTCGACGTCCTTGACGACGATGGCCATCTCCTCGGCGCTCTCCCCGTAGACGTCGCGGTTGCGCGCGAGAATCCGCAACACCTCGGGGAGCGCCATCCCGCTCCGCGAGAGCGCGTAGAGGAACGCGACCGTGCGCTCCATCGAGACGTCGATGCGGCGCTCGCGCTCGCCCGCCCGGTAGCTCGGCATCGACCACCGGAGCTGGTAGGCGGCGTACGCCGCCAGCACGCCCAGTGTCGCGCCCGAGGCGAGGAAGAGCACGAACAGTTCGCTCACCGCGAACCCGCCGACGCCGTCCACGAACAACCCCTGTACGGCTGCGGGGAACCGCGACTGGAGGCTCGCGGGGGCGCTCCCGAGGAACACGAGCACGCTCGCGACGAGGTAGACGCCGAGGATGCTGCCCGCGAGCGCGCCGACCGTCGCGTAGAAGAACGTCCGCGCGGCGTACACGCGGTACGTCTGCGGGACGTGTGCGCCCTGCAGCGCGGCGACCTGCTCGGGGTTGGCTTCCCGGCGGCGACGCGCGAGCCCGCCGAACGCCGCCAGCGACACCCGAGAGACGAAGCGGTCTATCGGACGGGCGACCGGCGCGGCCGCGAGCGCGAACAGGACGCCGAGCACTGCGACCAGCGGCGCGAAGACCAGTGGCGACGCCATACTACTCGGCGACACCCGGCGCGTTCACGACGACGTCCTCGTCGAATTCGGCCTGGACGCGGTCGACGACGCGCTGCGGGTCGGCGTAGTACTCGTTGATGACGGCCGTGAACTGCCGGTAGTCCGTGACGTCCTGCTCGGTGAGGTACCGGAGGACGCGCTTGCGGTTCCGGAGTTCGCGCAGCAGTTCGCCCCGCGACCAGCCGCGCTCGTCCCGAATCTCGTCGAGCACCACCGAGTCGCGCTGCTCGAAATCGTCGTCAGTGGGGTTCCACTCGAACGCCGTCGAGTAGTCGAGGTCGCCGGTGCGCTGGTCGATGCCCTCGATTTCCGCGATAACGCGGTTCCGGCGCACGCGCTCGCCGCCGACGTGCGTGAGCGTCTGCACGCAGAGGATGTCGAGGCTCTGAATCATCGCCCGCGGGACGTTGATGGGCTCGTTCTCCAGGCGGTTGATGACCGTCTGCACGCTGTCGGCGTGCATCGTCGAGTACGTCGTGTGGCCGGTGTTCATCGCCTGGAACAGCGTGATCGCCTCGTCGCCGCGCACCTCGCCGACGATGATGTACTCGGGGCGGTGGCGCAGCGCCGAGCGCAGCAGGTCGTACATCGTGACGTCCTCGCCCTCGCCGATGGACTCTCTGGTGACCGAGGAGAGCCAGTTCTCGTGAAACAGCGTCAGTTCGCGGGTGTCCTCGATGGTGAGCACCTTCGAGCGCGGCGGCACGAACATCGAGATGGCGTTCATCGACGTCGTCTTCCCGGAGGCGGTGCCGCCCGCGAACAGCAGGCTCTTGTTGGACTCGATGGCGAGCCAGAGGTACGCCATCTGGTCGAGGTCGAACGTGTTGTAGTCGACGAGCGTCGCGGGCGTGAACGGGTCCTCGCTGTACTTCCGAATCGTGAACGCCGACCCGCGCGGCGTGACTTCCTCGCCGAGCGCGAGCTCCGCGCGGGAGCCGTCCGGGAGCGTGGTCTCCGTCACGGGGTCGCCGATGGAGATGTGGCGGCCGGACTGCTGGGCGAGGCGCACGACGAACCCGTCGAGTTCCTCCTGCTCGTAGGAGACGTTCGTCTCCACGTCCGTGTACT encodes the following:
- a CDS encoding DUF7122 family protein is translated as MTDDDRGSSESDSGGDSGVDHFRRNRSGQFDRLPETDADRTVKGRPSREAVVNWWVDRFAVPEDTFDEYTFWEKGKGKVWALPYDPGEPVPVEALGLKILRTRQEHWKPTTDAVQRFGRDAEQNVIVLGDERAKRFIAGEEQEIEWGGDWGYLVVAHELAGGVEPIGVGLYTYGDLKSMVPKGHRRDL
- a CDS encoding DEAD/DEAH box helicase, whose protein sequence is MTVRLAFEDGTLRVEHDGDGPPTDGVASLPGVEYDERTETGRAPAIAYADLVAYLDAREIPYEDDALHADALAVESAYELRDYQQDALDAWTGNDRRGVLELPTGSGKTVIGLKAIEAVGQSALVVVPTIDLLTQWKRELGREFDCDIGQLGGGEQVVGPITVATYDSAYLRADDLGDRFGLVVFDEVHHLGGEEFQNIARLLAAPARLGLTATFERPDNAHEVVADLVGDVVYRLSADDLAGDHLAEYDVKRLEVPLTAAERERYEAAQGTFTDYLKQSNVRLRSGSDYQELVKRSGNDPRAREALLAKQRARRIVRESDAKVQRLEGILDRHRRDRVIVFAASTDLVYRLSETFLLPAITHETGASERRTILEKFRSGEYSRVVTANVLDEGVDVPDANVAVVFAGSGSEREFTQRLGRVLRPKEDGGRALLYELVSADTAEERVADRRR
- a CDS encoding SatD family protein; protein product: MTTRYVLLGDVVSSREIDDRAEFGARLREACRTVAEQHENAFDAPLEPLKGIDEIGGVLTTVEPLYDVLDTLHAALHPHELRVAVAKGVVDVGLDSGDVSQMDGPAFHRADDLLSELERGALRFTFDFQMESLDTAVADEVNLLFASKRRWTDREREVVESYLETGSQAETANALDISQAAVSQALSRASWPTVREIETRLRTTLQTV
- a CDS encoding nucleotide exchange factor GrpE, with the translated sequence MSNDAEQAADADADADDASGESLAERVREHDEDLGDEVADLEARVAELEADLSEAEAEVDDLTERLQAKQADFQNYKQRAKQRQEDIRERATEDLVERLLDVRDNLGRALDEESGDVDSLREGVKLTRKEFDRVLDAEGVSEIAPSAGEEVDAQRHEVMMRVDSDQPEGTVTDVYRSGYEMGGKVLRPAQVTVSDGPGGE
- a CDS encoding DUF790 family protein, with translation MLTKDLLRVSRAGGGYQPQFASEDDEALAARVLGTFQGHVGEERADLRESLTDLEQEARDFKLVRGLAHLVERDAAFEVQSAVDPRSARRAAFTAAEDVGVVDADERERALSAAADGFPGDVTSDELAASLYADRETREVLTEVASRWTPASLVAQYNLSLAQTALFDATELRVRSSDPRRLVSAVKRLGLLYEVIPVEDGEGREVVLTGPDALFQRSRRYGTRFARVLRTVTKGDDWEVEATIEDRGRERLLELSTGDLDVPDADPVTDVEYDSGVEREFAARFQSLDLDWELVREPDVLAAGDRLMVPDFAFDYAFGDERVYFEIMGFWTPEYVEKKLSQLDATDETLLVAVDASLGVGEDIQSRDHRVVEYTGSVRVKDVVDALRDLEADLVAESAAALPDELAPDADAITLADLAASRSVSEAAIEDVHFPEHELVGRTLVRPDVLDDVAAELAAGMSRADAETVAADYGVADASALFSRLGYRVEWDGLSGGTLREK
- the dnaK gene encoding molecular chaperone DnaK: MASEKILGIDLGTTNSAFAVMEGGDPEIIVNSEGDRTTPSVVAFDDGERLIGKPAKNQAVQNSEETVASIKRHMGEDYTVELDGEEYTPEQISAMILQKIKHDAEEYLGQDVEKAVITVPAYFNDKQRQATKNAGEIAGFEVERIVNEPTAASMAYGLDEDQDQTVLVYDLGGGTFDVSILDLGGGVYEVVATNGDNDLGGDDWDQAIIDYLADEFENDHGIDLRDDEQALQRLKDAAEEAKIELSSRKETTVNLPFVTATDSGPVHLEQDITRAKFESLTEDLIERTVGPTEQALEDAGLSKNDIDEVILVGGSTRMPQVQEQVEELVGQEPKKNVNPDEAVALGAAVQGGVLSGEVDDIVLVDVTPLSLGIEVKGGLFERLIEKNTAIPTTASKVFTTAADNQTSVQIRVFQGEREIANENELLGDFQLTGIPPAPAGTPEIEVTFEIDADGIVNVEAEDKGSGNAESITIEGGVGLSDEEIEEMQEEAEQHAEEDEQRRERIEARNEAETAIQRANSLLEENEELVDEDLEADVNDEIENLEALLDEDDVDPDELEDATESLSKTLQEIGKQAYQQEAQAGAGGAGAAGAGMGGMGGAGPGAGADGDDEEFVDADFEDVEEDSEE